In Terriglobia bacterium, the following are encoded in one genomic region:
- a CDS encoding PIG-L family deacetylase, which translates to MLRRKFFGNLITGSAMTPLAGAAQLSPPQASQEPYLERSASGQPHKGKVLLAVQAHSDDVPLMAAGTVAKLIEEGYTGYLVRATNDDMGDSPGLGTAGTIGENVLGNERDTAEVARALGCKQLFDLNYGNHRMANISLNELICRLILIIRLVRADTVIGWDPWGHDEENPDHYMVARGVEAACWMAGRAHDYPEQFAAGLQPKEVQDKYYFARRPEITRVVDISAQVDKKVDANRANRAKGPGGHLGSRLRASLAKRNLRLPLLGNDDGTADRNYIKEFVLRENRELGSKYGVEYAEVFHYIPPGAASADMDPRVAAYVKEHAVPLK; encoded by the coding sequence ATGCTACGACGCAAATTCTTCGGCAACCTGATCACTGGAAGCGCAATGACGCCCTTGGCAGGAGCTGCGCAGCTATCGCCTCCGCAGGCGTCGCAGGAACCATATCTTGAGCGCTCCGCTTCGGGCCAGCCGCACAAGGGGAAAGTCCTTCTCGCCGTCCAGGCGCACTCGGATGATGTTCCGCTGATGGCCGCGGGCACGGTGGCCAAGCTCATCGAAGAGGGCTATACGGGCTACCTGGTACGCGCCACCAACGATGACATGGGCGATTCGCCGGGGCTCGGCACCGCGGGAACGATCGGGGAAAACGTGCTTGGCAATGAGCGCGACACTGCGGAGGTGGCGCGGGCACTCGGCTGCAAGCAGCTCTTCGACCTGAACTACGGCAATCATCGGATGGCCAATATTTCGCTGAACGAATTGATCTGCCGGCTGATTCTGATTATCCGGCTGGTGAGGGCCGACACGGTGATCGGCTGGGACCCCTGGGGCCACGATGAAGAGAATCCTGACCATTACATGGTGGCCAGGGGCGTGGAAGCGGCGTGCTGGATGGCAGGCCGTGCGCACGATTACCCCGAGCAATTCGCTGCAGGTCTCCAGCCGAAAGAGGTGCAGGACAAATACTATTTCGCGCGGCGGCCGGAGATCACGCGCGTGGTGGATATCAGCGCGCAGGTCGATAAGAAAGTAGACGCGAACCGAGCCAATCGGGCAAAAGGTCCGGGCGGGCATCTGGGATCACGCCTGCGGGCAAGCCTGGCCAAGCGAAATCTGCGCCTGCCCCTGCTGGGCAATGACGATGGCACCGCCGATCGCAACTACATCAAGGAATTTGTCTTGAGGGAAAACCGCGAGCTGGGCAGTAAGTACGGCGTTGAGTACGCTGAGGTGTTCCACTACATTCCGCCCGGCGCGGCCAGCGCTGACATGGACCCGCGGGTTGCTGCCTACGTCAAAGAGCACGCTGTCCCGTTAAAGTGA